The genome window TACAATTTGAGCGAAAACGCAAGACAGGAGTACGAAAGGGCAAAAAAAGAATTAGAACAGGTTAAAGAGGAGATAAAAATTACCATCGAAGAAGTGGATAAGCTGGAAAGGGAGTATATCAAAGCGAGAATGAAATTGATGGAGGTAAGCAGAAACTTTAAATTCTTCAAGGAAGAGGATATAAAAAATGCTTACGAAGTAGCCCATTCAAAACAGATAGAGCTTATCAACAGGAGGGAAAAGGAAAAACTATTGAGAAATACCAGGGATCATTTGGAGAGGTATATAAAAAATGTGGAAAGGACAATAAAGCGTTCTGAAGAATTGATGATAAATATAAACATGGTAATGAAGATTTTAAACAATGAACTTTCCGCATTGAGCGATAAAATCGGGGAACTGCAGCAATTTCAAGCCTTAGGTCTTTCGGTAATTTCCGCTCAGGAAGAGGAAAGAAGGAGGATCGCCAGGGATATTCACGATGGCCCTGCCCAGAGCCTTGCCAATATAGTGATGAGGTCGGAGTATATTTTAAAACTTATGGAAGTAAATCCGTCAATGGTGAAAGAAGAATTATTTGCATTAATAGAGCTGGTGAGGAAAAGCCTTGCGGATGTCAGAAAAATAATATTCGATTTAAGACCCATGTCCTTGGATGACCTGGGGCTTTTACCTGCTTTAAAAAGGTATATAGAGCAGTACCAAAAGGAATACGGAATATTCGTAGAGATGATCGTAATGGGCAGGGAATACGACTTGGATTCTTCCATATCCATTGCGGTTTTCAGGATTATCCAGGAATCCTTAAACAATGTTAGAAAATACGCTAAAGCCACCCAGGTAATAATTAAATTGGAATACTTAAGTGAAAAAATAAACGGCAGTGTAAGGGACAATGGATGCGGGTTTGATGTGGAAAAAGCTCTGGCAAAAAAAGAAGGATCGGCTTTCGGCATAATGGGCATGAGGGAGAGGGTCCAACTTTTAAACGGTAAGTTCGAAATCAGGTCGGTAATCGGTAAAGGCACGGAAGTAATTTTTTCAATTCCGGTAAATAAGAAATAAAGACCGGAGGGAATGAGATGGGTGAAGAAAAAAAAGAAAAAATAAAGGTGATAATTGCAGATGACCACGCTTTGGTCAGGGAAGGGATCGCAAAAATATTGTCCTTGGAAGCGGATATCGAAATTTTAGGAGAAGCTTCTGACGGTAAGGAAGCGGTGGAACTTGCCAAAAAATTAAAACCCGATGTGGTATTAATGGACATTAATATGCCAAATGTTAACGGTATAGTTGCAACCAGGGAAATAAAAAAGGAAAATCCCGGGGTAAAAATTATAGCCCTTACCATACACGAGCAGGTGGATTACCTGCTGGAGTTAATACGATACGGAATTTCGGGGTATCTGTTGAAGGATGTGACCCCTGACGAACTTATAAAAACAATAAGGCAGGTTTTTTCTGGAAAGGGTGTAATCCCTCCTTCCATGACGCCGAAGGTATTTGATGAAATAAACAAGCTTGCGCAAAAAGACGAAAAAATCACCTTCAATCTCACCTCCAGGGAAATAGAAATCTTGCGGGAGTTAGCAAAGGGGCTTTCCAATAAGGAAATAGCAGATAAGCTTTATATAAGTGAAAAAACGGTGAAAAATCACCTTACAAATATATTTCAAAAAATGGGTGTAAACGACCGTACCCAGGCGGTATTACTGGGTATAAAGCATAATATTATAGATATATAAAAAATATTTGGGGGGCATAAATTTGATAAAAATAGCAACTTCCGGATACGCTTATAAAGATTGGATAGGGAAGTTTTATCCCGAAGGTATAAAGGAAAAGGATATGCTTTCTTATTACAGCCGGGAGTTTCCTTTTACAGAGGTTAATTCCACTTACTATTCCATGCCTTCCCCCTATATGTTTTACCATATGCTCAGAAAAACCCCCGAAAGCTTCATCTTTGTCGTAAAAGCCTTCGGGGGGATTACCCATCAGCGGGACCTGTCGCCCGAAACCCTGGAAAAATATAAAAAAGCCATAGAACCCGTTATCGAAGAAAAAAGATTGGGTTGCGTTTTGGCCCAGTTTCCTTACAGCTTTCACAATAATGACGAAAACAGGGATTTTTTGAAAAGGTTGAGGGAAGCTTTCCATGAAATTCCGCTGGCGGTAGAATTTCGTACGGCAGATTGGTTAACGCTGGATACCTTAAAACTTTTGAGGGAATTGGATATGGCTTTCGTCTGTGTGGATGAGCCAAGGATCAAAGGACTGCTTCCTCCCGTTGTAGTGGCCACCAGCAAATTCGGTTACGTAAGGTTTCACGGAAGAAATAGCGAAAACTGGTATAATAATCGGGAGGCATATGAGAGGTACAATTACCTTTATACGGAAGAGGAATTGAAGGAATGGGTTCCCAAGATTAAAGAGTTAAAAAGAAAAACCGAAATGGTTTTTGTTGCGATGAACAACCATTTTAATGCTCAGGCGGTTATCAATGCCAAACAGCTTTTAAAACTTTTGAGCGATTTTGCTGATTAAATACCGGGAGTGTACTGGGTTATGAAAAGGTATAAGCTGATTGCGCTTGATGTAGACGGCACATTGATAAACAGCAGGTACATTCTTACGAAAAAAACAAAAGAAGCCCTGAAAAAGGTCATGGAATGCGGAATATACGTGACCTTATGCACCGGGAGATTTTACAACAGTGCTTTAAGGATAGCCAGAAATATTTCCGTAAATGCTCCTCTTATTACTTCCGACGGAGCGCTTATCAGGGATATATATTCGGGGGAAATTTATTATGAAAAAGGTTTAAATGAAGAAATACTGATGAAAATAATCGATGAGGTCAACCCTTATCCGGAAATTAAACTTCAAGTTTTTTTGAGGGACAAAAAAATATTTTACGGGAAAAGCTATCAAATGGCTCAACTGAAGAGGTTTTCCGCTTTTGCCCGGAGACTTTCCCCATCGGGGGTTATTAATTATTTAAGGGATTTTGTGCTTATTCCGGTGGAAAATATAAAAGACGTAGGGACATTAAAAATATATCTTTCCCGAATTTATAATGATAAGAAAATGAGGGATTTACTGGGGCCACCTTTAAAAGCGGTAATTTCCGGTGATCCGGCCCGTCTATCCTGGCTCTGGGCAAAGTTTGATTGTATGTTTGGAAAATCCGTGTACATTACGTCAGCGGTTAAGAATACCATGGATATAATCGATGGAGAGGTATCAAAAGCAAAAGGTTTAGAAGTGCTTTCGAACATCCTGGGCATAAAGAGGGAAGAAATAATAGCTTTTGGGGATAATTACAACGATATTTTAATGCTGGAATACGCCGGGCTGGGAGTACTTATGGGGAATGCACCTTTAGAATTAAAAAGAAGGGGGCTTCCCCTTACGCTGTCTAACAATGAGGAAGGGGTAGCCCACTTTATCGAAAACCACTTTAATAGTACCTTTTTTTCGCACTCTCAATGATGGCTCCAAAAAATTCTCTGCCGGATAACCCTGAGGCTTTTGCCATATAACCCATATATCCGTGATGAGTTTTTCCCGAAGACATGGTAAGGCCTGCAAAGGTGTTTATTTCCAAAAAGTAGGGAATGCCATCTTCGCTCAAGATCATATCTATCCTGCCGTAATCCTTGGCGTTGAGCACCCTGTAAATAGAAAGAGCGGTGCTTTTTATTTTTTGTTCCAGTTCGGGAGGAAGCGGTGCCGGGCAGGTTATCTTCTCTTTGTCAAACATTTTATGTTCGAAAGTATTGGTCTTTACACCGCTGTAACTTATTTCTAAAATAGGCAAAACCGTTGGGTTTTCGTAACCTATTATTCCCACGGTGATTTCTCTTCCTTTAATGTATTCTTCTACAAGGGCGGGTTGGCCTATTTTTTCGGTGATTTTTGCAATTACCTTTTTTAAACCTTCTTCGTTTTCCACAATGTTTTCATCGCTGATGCCCGAGCTGTTTCGGCCCCTTAAAGGTTTGACAAACAGGGGATATTTTAAATTGTGGGAAGGTATATCGTCGGGGCTGCTGGAAATAAAAAATTTTGGTGTTGGCAGATCATGATAGGCGACTATTTTTTTTCTGG of Thermovenabulum gondwanense contains these proteins:
- a CDS encoding DUF72 domain-containing protein — translated: MIKIATSGYAYKDWIGKFYPEGIKEKDMLSYYSREFPFTEVNSTYYSMPSPYMFYHMLRKTPESFIFVVKAFGGITHQRDLSPETLEKYKKAIEPVIEEKRLGCVLAQFPYSFHNNDENRDFLKRLREAFHEIPLAVEFRTADWLTLDTLKLLRELDMAFVCVDEPRIKGLLPPVVVATSKFGYVRFHGRNSENWYNNREAYERYNYLYTEEELKEWVPKIKELKRKTEMVFVAMNNHFNAQAVINAKQLLKLLSDFAD
- a CDS encoding D-alanine--D-alanine ligase family protein; the encoded protein is MKVGVFWRKFRNVEYQKRISDNVFDDAYEEAYHHYTFIKENGYDAVMIEWIKDNPKETLKRIEEEKVDLVFNASSLEEVAFLTAFNIPFVGSGLDLVSLDKAARKKIVAYHDLPTPKFFISSSPDDIPSHNLKYPLFVKPLRGRNSSGISDENIVENEEGLKKVIAKITEKIGQPALVEEYIKGREITVGIIGYENPTVLPILEISYSGVKTNTFEHKMFDKEKITCPAPLPPELEQKIKSTALSIYRVLNAKDYGRIDMILSEDGIPYFLEINTFAGLTMSSGKTHHGYMGYMAKASGLSGREFFGAIIESAKKRYY
- a CDS encoding Cof-type HAD-IIB family hydrolase — encoded protein: MKRYKLIALDVDGTLINSRYILTKKTKEALKKVMECGIYVTLCTGRFYNSALRIARNISVNAPLITSDGALIRDIYSGEIYYEKGLNEEILMKIIDEVNPYPEIKLQVFLRDKKIFYGKSYQMAQLKRFSAFARRLSPSGVINYLRDFVLIPVENIKDVGTLKIYLSRIYNDKKMRDLLGPPLKAVISGDPARLSWLWAKFDCMFGKSVYITSAVKNTMDIIDGEVSKAKGLEVLSNILGIKREEIIAFGDNYNDILMLEYAGLGVLMGNAPLELKRRGLPLTLSNNEEGVAHFIENHFNSTFFSHSQ
- a CDS encoding sensor histidine kinase; its protein translation is MIELSYLDSIIQKVKQVVENSKEEIYNLSENARQEYERAKKELEQVKEEIKITIEEVDKLEREYIKARMKLMEVSRNFKFFKEEDIKNAYEVAHSKQIELINRREKEKLLRNTRDHLERYIKNVERTIKRSEELMININMVMKILNNELSALSDKIGELQQFQALGLSVISAQEEERRRIARDIHDGPAQSLANIVMRSEYILKLMEVNPSMVKEELFALIELVRKSLADVRKIIFDLRPMSLDDLGLLPALKRYIEQYQKEYGIFVEMIVMGREYDLDSSISIAVFRIIQESLNNVRKYAKATQVIIKLEYLSEKINGSVRDNGCGFDVEKALAKKEGSAFGIMGMRERVQLLNGKFEIRSVIGKGTEVIFSIPVNKK
- a CDS encoding response regulator yields the protein MGEEKKEKIKVIIADDHALVREGIAKILSLEADIEILGEASDGKEAVELAKKLKPDVVLMDINMPNVNGIVATREIKKENPGVKIIALTIHEQVDYLLELIRYGISGYLLKDVTPDELIKTIRQVFSGKGVIPPSMTPKVFDEINKLAQKDEKITFNLTSREIEILRELAKGLSNKEIADKLYISEKTVKNHLTNIFQKMGVNDRTQAVLLGIKHNIIDI